The Paenibacillus sp. FSL R7-0345 DNA segment TGGTAAGTCAACGATTATCCAGCTGATGATGCGTGCTTACGATGTGAATGAGGGCAGTATCACGCTGGATGGTACAGACATCCGTGAGTTCAATGTGCGCAGTCTGCGTTCACAGATTTCAACCGTGTTCCAGGAGACGTTCCTGTTCTCCTCGTCTATCCGTAACAATATTTCCTACGGTCTCAAAAATGTTAGCATGGAGGAAATTATCCGTGCAGCCCAGCTTGCCAAGGCGCATGATTTTATCATGGAGATGCCGGAAGGGTATGATACGGTGGTCGGCGAGCGGGGAATGGGGCTCTCCGGCGGCCAGAAGCAGCGGATTGCCATCGCCAGGGCATTGCTGAAGGATCCGCGGATTCTCATCCTGGATGATGCGACAAGCGCCGTCGATATGGAAACAGAGCATGAGATTCAGGCCGGTTTCCAGGAGGTTATGCGCGGGCGCACCACATTGATTATTGCCCACCGGATTTCCTCGCTGCGTCATGCCGACCAGATCATTGTGATGGATCAGGGGTGCATGGTGCAGAAGGGAACGCATAACGAGCTGATTGAGATTCCGGGACCTTATCAGGATGTATACCGGATTCAATATGCCGATTATCTGGCCAGGACGCAGGATAGAGGGGAGGGAACGGAGCATGGAGCTTGAAAAGAAACAAGCGGCGGGAGGACCTGCCGGCAAACCCGGTAAACCGGGCAAGACTGCCGCGGGGCAGCTCCTGGAAGAACGGTTTGTATACAAGGACGATGACCAGATCGACAAAGCATTTGACTGGAAGCAGTTCACCCGGCTGTTCGGCTACATGAAGCCTTATGCCAGGCAGATGCTGCCGATCGTCTCGGTGCTGATGATTCTGGGTACGATAACCAAGCTGACCGTTCCTTTCTTGACCAGTATGGCCATTGATAAGGCGATTGCACCCAAGGAAGGGAGCCCCAGCTTAACCCTGTTGTATACATTGACGGCGAGCGTAATTGTACTCTATCTGATCCAGTGGATCGCCGGGGTGTACCGGATCAAGTATACCAATGTGATCGGCCAGCGGGTTATTTACGACCTGCGTTCAGATCTGTTCCGGCACATCCAGAAGCTGTCGTTCAACTTCTTTGATAAAAGACCGGCCGGCTCCGTACTGGTACGGGTGACGAATGATATCAACTCCCTGCAGGACCTGTTCACGAACGGGGTTGTCAATCTGATGATTGACTGTGTGCAGCTTGTCGGGATTATGGTCATCCTGCTGCTGATTAACTGGAAGCTCGGACTTGCTGTTATGATTACTGTACCGATTATGTTCTTTGTGTCTACCAAACTGCGTCAGAAAATCCGGATCGCCTGGCAGGATGTGCGGATGAAAAATTCGCGGATCAACTCCCATCTAAATGAGTCGATTCAGGGTATCCGGGTGACTCAGGCGTATACGCAGGAACAGGAGAACATGCATTATTTTGACGCGATGAATATGGATAGCCGTAAATCCTGGAACAGGGCTTCGGCGATGAACCAGGCGTTTGGTCCGATCATCGAGGTTACCGGCGGTATCGGCACCATGATTCTGTTCTGGTTCGGGGCTTACCTGATTCAGTCAGGCGACCTGACCGTGGGTTATCTGGTGGCGTTCAGCACATATGTCAGCAATTTCTGGGACCCGATTAACCGGCTGGGCCAGATGTACAATCAGCTGCTGGTGGCGATGGCTTCTTCTGAGCGTATTTTTGAGTATCTGGATGAGCAGCCTGCGGTTCAGGATAAGCCGGATGCGAAGCCGCTGCCGAAGATCCAGGGGGATATCAGCTTTAAGAATGTTGTATTTGAATATGAAAAAGGTCGTGCGGCGCTCAAGGGTATCTCGCTTAACGTCAAGGCAGGCCAGTCCATTGCGCTTGTCGGGCATACCGGCTCAGGGAAGAGCACCATCATCAACCTGATCGGACGTTTCTATGATATTAAAAGCGGCGAACTGACGATCGACGGCCGGGATGTGCGGGATGTTAAACTGCAGAGCCTGCGTGAGCAGATCGGTATCGTGCTGCAGGATACATTCATTTTCTCGGGTACGATCCGTGATAATATCCGTTTTGGACGGCTGGATGCCACCGACCAGGAAGTTGAAGAGGTCGCCAAAGCGGTGGATGCACATGAATTTATTATGACGCTGCCTAAGGGCTATGAGACCGAGGTAGAGGAACGGGGAAGCGCCTTGTCGATGGGACAGCGCCAGCTGCTCTCCTTTGCCCGGGCACTGCTGGCCGACCCGCGGATTCTGATTCTGGATGAGGCAACAGCCAGCATCGACACCGAGACAGAGATCAAAATTCAGGATGCGCTGAAAATTCTGCTGCAGGGCCGGACCTCCTTCATTGTTGCCCACAGGCTCTCCACGATCCGCCATGCTGATAAAATCGTTGTGCTGGATCACGGTGAAATCAAGGAAGAGGGCAACCATGCCGAGCTTACTGAACGCGATGGTATTTATAACGGATTAATTGAAGCACAATTCCGCTTCCTGTAGCCGTAAACAGCAGCAGCCCGTTCCTGGTTATCAGGTTACGGGCTGCTGTTTTATGTTACTCTGCAAAGGAAGAGGAGGCAGGCAGCTCTCTGCCGTGCAGCCGTTCCCATTCTGTCCAGGGCATAATCTCAAGCTCCGGTCTGGACGCATCCGGCAGCATGGCAATCAGCTCCAGGGAATGGCCGTCCGGATCATCGAAGTAGATCGATACCGCCGGCATGAAGGGGAAGACCAGCAGCTCTTCAACGCTCTCCCCCCGGAAATTCTCGGCCTTGATGCCCAGCCCTTCAAGGTAGGTGCGGGCCCGCAGCATATCCTCCAGCTCTATTCTGAAGGCGAAATGCTGGCGCTGGACGAGCGGAGACGGATAATTCTCCCGTATGCCCAGCATAGCCTCCCCGGGTTGGCCGACCCAGTAAAATTTAGACTTGCGGACAGGGTCGTCAAGCAGCGGAATAATCCCTAGCAGCTGCTCATAAAATGCTGCTGACCGAATATAGCTGTTAACATTAATATGGGTTTCAAAAATGCCAGTAATCATAGTGTTCAACTCCCGGATGCATTATTCCTTTATCGTGCCTTTATCATAAAACATGAGCTTCAGGCTGCTCAAGCCCGCTGCTATTTGCGCCTTTTGGCAGCTTTGCCGCTGCTTTGTACCTCCAGCAGCTGTGCCCGGATCTCCTCCTGCCAGACCGTATCCCCAGTCTGTGCTGCGAGCTGTCCCTCGATGTTCAGACGGCCCATTTCCCAGCAGTATACAGCATTGGCTTGCAGGCAGTGCTGCTGTTCGCTGGTTTCTTCCGGAGTGAGCGGCCGCTTGCTGCTTATAGCATATAGCTCAGCCAGCCGCTGATGAATCAGTAACATACTCCACCTCCGTTATTTTAGCTGTCTTAACAGCCTGGCCAGAGAAACAGGAGTTCAAACAACTGCTATACAAGCCGTCAAATAGGATTGCTTAATGACCTCTATGACACAAAAAAAGAGACTCCAGCTGCCGTCATCTGCTTAGGAGTCTCTTTCCTTATTCCATGTAAATTTCCACTACATTCACATGGCGTTCACGGGACAAATCCAGAAACTTGCTGTCAATCTGAACCAGCGGACGGAAGACATCAAGCGGATTGTTCATAATGATAACACCCGTATCTCCAGTATTGAGCAGCACTTTTTTGTTGATGAAATTAGGCATCAGATGTTCGATAAAGGCCTGTACATGTCTCCCGTTCAGCTTGCCGAAGCTGAGTGAATGAAGCTCCCGCAGGACGGAGAGGAATTCCTGCTTCGACTGGTAGGCCCGCTGTGAGGTCATCGCACTGTATGTGTCCGCAACGGCAGCAATCTGGGCATAAGGATGAATCTCTGCTCTGGTCAGATTGTGCGGATAGCCTGTGCCGTCATCCCGCTCATGATGCTGCAGGGCAATAATTGCCGTTAAAGGGTCATTCATGGAGCTGCGGATAATTTCATTGCCGTATAGGGTATGTAGCTTTACTTCTTCATATTCCTGGGTTGTAAGCTTACCTGGTTTGTGTAGAATAGACGGGGAAATCTGGCAATTACCGATATCGATTAAATATCCGGCCCTTCCGATTTCATAACACTCCTGCTTGGAATAACCGAGCCATGATGCAATATAATAGGATAGCATGCCAACCTGCAGAGAATGGTTATAAGTGTAATTATCTTCCCTGTCCAGCATCATCAGCAGCGTTACTACATCTTTGTGCTGGTCCAGTGCCTGCAGGGTAGGCTGAAGAATATCATCGACCACCGACTGGTTGAAGCTTCCCCGGGTCAATGCTTCCAGATATAAGGATTCAAAGCCTTCAATACTGCTGTCAAAGTTTGCGTTTACAGTCTCAATGACCGAAGAGCTGCCCGAGGGAATGACGGGCTGTTCCCGCATACTCTCGATATCCACATAATCAATGCCGTGTTGTATCAACCGGGTGATTTCCTTTAGCCGGAGGCGCGATCCTTTTCGTAAAATATGTAGGCCTCTCGAACTAAAAGTATCCGACCGCAGATAATCACCTGCTTTAAGGTCCGTGACGTGTACTCTCAATGCTATGCCACCTTACTTATAGTAATTTGTACCCAGCATAGCAACAAAAAAGAAATTATTCAATGGTTTTGCGATAAGGATTACAGGGATTTGTAGTCTTTTGCTTTCGGATCAGAGTCTACCCAGGCTTCACCGGATTCATTGATATCCTTCTTCCATACCGGTACATCAGCTTTCAGCTTTTCAATGGCATAGCGGCTTGCTTCATAACAGATATCACGGTGGGCGGCGGAGACGGCAATAATTACACTGGCCTCCTTAAGTCCTACAAGACCCGTACGGTGTGCAATTGCGCAATGGGCATTCCAGCGGGTCTGGACATCATTGCCGATTTCCTGGAGCTTGGCAAGTGCCATAGGAGTATAGGCTTCATAATGAAGGGCTGTAGTTCTTTGGTCACCGGTCATTTCTCTGGTTGTGCCTACAAATACAAGGGAAGCGCCGTGATTCTTATCCAGCACCTTGTCCAACAGCACTTCTGCATTCAGTGGCTGGCCGGAAATGATGAATAAACCGTCGGCTGTCTCCCCGTCCGTTCCGGCAGGCTCTCCGCCGGATACCGGCGGGATCAGCGCCACTTCGGAATCTGCTGTGACAGGTGTATCATCAGGCGCGTATTCATGGTCAATGGCTACAAGTGATGTGCTGATCTGCGGCGCAGCCTCAGGATAGGAGGCGGCAAGCAGCGCCTTCAGCCCGCCTGCGGTCAGCGGTGCTTCGGGTACCTGATATTTCAGGGTTGATGCGCTGAACAGCTCGGCCAGGCCGGCGAACAGGCGGATGGTAATCTGCATTGTTCATTTCACCTCAGGGTTCTAATAATGATTCCAATATACCATATTGCCCCTGAAAATGTTATGCTAGGGCTACATAAGATTACATGCCTGCCGCTTCTGCCGGAACGGCTTTATAGAAGGAAGGGAACTAGTGCTCATGGAGTCTGCACCGCAAAGACTGACGATACTGCATACCAATGATATACATAGCCACTTTGAGACCATGAGTCCCATTGCTGCCGGAATTGCCGGTCTCAGGGCTGCAGCAGGCGAGGAAGCAGTGCTGCTGGTGGATATCGGTGACCATATGGACCGGGCCGCCGTGGAGACAGAAGGGACAATGGGCCAGGCGAATATAGACATCCTCAATCTGACCGGATATGATGCTGTGACCATCGGTAATAACGAGGGTCTGACTTTTTCGCCGGAAACGCTGGCCGCCATATTCTCTGGACTGCAGTGCCCCGTAGTATGCTGTAATTTTCTTGATGCCGCCACCGGAGAGCCTCCGCATTGGATGAAACGACATGCCATTGTGGAGAAGAACGGCATCAGAATCGGCATAACCGGGGCTACTGCTGCGTTCACTTCCTTCTATGCCCTGCTGGGATGGGAGGTCAGGGACCCCGAGGAAGCGCTGCGTGAGCAGTGCCGTCTGCTGGCACAGCAGGCCGATATCGTCATTGTTCTTTCCCACCTGGGCCTGCCTGCGGATAAGCGGCTTGCCGGGGTGCTGGAGGGCGTGCATGCCATCCTCGGAGGCCACACCCATCATCTGCTGGAACAGCCGCTACTGATTAACGGGACCGCAGTCTGCGGGGCCGGCAAGTTCGGACGTTACCTGGGCCGGCTGCAGTTTGAGCGTTCTGAAGCCGGAGCACCGTTCAGGCTGCTCAGCGGCGGCTGTGTGGAGCTGGATCAGCAGCTTGCCGATGCCATGATAGCTCCGGCGGCTGCAATGCATCTGCAGCAGGGGCATGAGGCACTGGAGGAAACTGTAGCGATTACCGGGCGGGAGCTCCCGGTGGATTGGCTTGGCGAATCACCCTTCGGCAACCTGCTGGCCCAGGCGGTACGCCGGTTTACAGGCACCCGGCTGTCGCTGGTTAATACAGGCCAGCTGCTCGGACCGCTTCCGGAAGGCAATATAACGGCAGGCATGCTGCATGCGCTTTGCCCGTCGCCGATCAACCCGTGCATTATAAAGCTTACGGGCAGAGACATCCGGACAGCCCTTGTGCAGAGCCTGACAGAGGAGTTCTGCATGAAGCCTATTTTCGGTTACGGCTTCAGGGGGAAGGTGCTAGGCAGCCTGGCTGTCGACGGATTAAAAATCTTGTACGATCCTGCAGTGATGCCGTATGATAACAGTGTTGCAGTTTTTGTCGAAGGGAAGCCGCTGGAGGACGAAACAGAATATGAGGTCGGTACCCTGGATATGTTCACTTTCCGTTCCGGCTATGAGAGTATTGCCAGCGGGCGCGATCCGGTGTATCTTGTGCCCCACTTTCTGCGCGATCTGCTGCGGATGGAGCTGCAGCGTCCGGGAAGTCTGGAAGAAAGCTCCGTCATACGCTGGGTAAACACAGCGACTTAATAGCTTTACCTACATAGATACACAGCAGGACAGGCAGTAGCTTTGAAGCAGGGTTTTATTTTTCAAGATCAGGAGGAAGCTATGGATACAATTACAGCAATAATTCTTGCTATAGTAGAAGGAATTACCGAATTTATTCCGGTATCTTCTACCGGGCATATGATCCTTACCACCAAGCTGCTTGGCTTTGATGAGCAGTCGCCGATTATGAAGACGTATGAAATCGTGATTCAGCTCGGCGCCATTCTGGCCATTGCGCTGGTCTACCGCAAGCGGGTGCTGGATCTGCTCGGCATCGGACGGAGCAACCGGGTCAGAGGCGGCGTCATGCCGGCCTCCAGGCTTAATCTGATCCACGTGATTCTCGGAATAGCTCCGGCGCTGGCTGTGGCTTTTTTTGCCCGGGACTTTATTAAAGGCCTGTTTGGAGCGACTACAGTGCTCTGGGCGCTCGTTGCCGGCGGGATTCTGATGATTGTGGCGGAATGGTGGAACAAGCGCAAATCGCGTGTCACGGCGCATGAGCTGGATGATTTGTCCTACGGACAGGCGCTGGCCATCGGTCTTTATCAGATTATTTCGGTGCTCTGGCCGGGATTCTCCCGTTCGGGATCAACGATTTCAGGCGGTATGCTGAGCGGGGTAAGCTACAAGGCGTCTGCCGACTTTTCCTTCCTCATTGCCATACCGATTATGTGCGCCGCATCCGGTTATGAGCTGCTGGATTCTTACAAATATTTCACGAAGGATACCATTTGGGATTTCGCGATCGGCTTTGTGATTGCTTTTGTGGTCGCTTATGTGGTGGTGGTATTGTTCATGAAGCTGATCCAGAAGATCAGACCGACGCATTTTGCCATTTACCGCTTTATACTGGCAGCTGTTTTCTGGCTGTTTATTATGCGTTAATCCGGGTTCGTGAAGATAACGGTATAGACACAGGGTGCAATTGTAGCTTTAGAAACATAAACAGTAATTTACCGTTAAAGGCAGGAGTGAGCCAAAGGTGCGTTTAGTATCCGTGAATCGGCTTCAGGCGGGGATGAAGCTCGGCAAAAAGATTTATAATGATGAAGGACTGGTTCTGCTCGCTGACGGGATAGAACTAACGGATGCGTTAATTAAGCGGCTGGCTAAGATCGACATCGGCTATGTTTATATAAAAGACGCTGACACAGATGATGTCGTAATTACCACAATGCTGCATGATGAAACGCGCAACCAGGCGCTCAAAGTAATCCGCAACCAGTTCCAGGAGATGTCCACCACATCAAGCATTACCAAAGGCTTTTATCATCTGGACAAAAAGTTCTCCAAGGTCATGGATTCCATACTGGATGATATGATCTCCCAGGAAGATCCGATGATTATGCTGGCCGATATGCACACGGCAGATAATTACCTGTATGTTCACTCGCTTAACGTATGTCTCTATACACTGGTGCTTGGCATTGCTCATGGTTACAGCAGGGAAGAGCTGCGGGTGATTGGTCTCGGCTCGCTGCTGCATGACATTGGCAAAACCCAGATTCCGGTCAAAATCGTCCAGAAGCCCGGGATGCTGAGCGACGAGGAATTCCGCCATATGCAGGCCCATACGGAAATCGGCTACCGGATTCTCAAGGATGAGCCGAACATCCCGCTGCTGGCTGCACACTGCGCACTGCAGCATCATGAGCGTATTGACGGCTCGGGCTATCCGCGCGGGCTGACCGGTCCGCAGATTCATGAATATGCCAAATGGCTGGGTGTCGCTGATTCTTATGATGCAATGACCTCTAACCGGATCTACAAAAAGGCGATGCTGCCCCATCAGGCGGTTGAAGCGCTGTATGTCGGCTCCGGTACATTATATGAGCAGAAGCAGCTGGAGCTGTTCCGGGACCGCGTGGCGATCTATCCGCTCGGACTGACAGTCAAGCTGAGTACAGGTGAAAGCGGCGTTGTGGTCAAGATTGATCCCAGCATCCCGCACAGGCCCGTAGTACGGGTGTTTACAGGTCAGGACGGGGAAAAGGTTACGCCGTATGAGCTTGATCTGGGTACGGCGCTATCCGTAGTCATTTCCGATGTCACGGACAATGACGGGCAATCCGGGCCTGATTGAAGGACCGAAATGGCAGCAGGAGGCTTCGCATGAAGCGCCCTGCCTCTTAGCAGCGAGGAGCGAATAACGGGCAGCCGCAGCATTGCGGCCTGATCATGCCTGCTATCGTCCCGCTGTTTTTCGTTAGCAGCGGTTTTAGGGGTGACCCGGCTTCCGGAGTTTCAGAGTGTGCAGGTTTTTAGCCGGGCGTGGTATGATAAAGGGTAAGTTGCCTATCTTTTTCATTTATTTGGGTTAATAATAAGGAATACGCATTAAAGGAGCAAGCAAAAATGAATATATTAGAACCTTCATCAAGAACAATAAGGGAACTGTCGCCAAGCTATGATCCGTGGGATCCGATTACCTCACTGCGCCAGCATGGACGGCATGTATTGACCAGTGTGGAGATGACGGTTACCAATCTGTGCAATATGCGCTGTGAGCACTGTGCGGTCGGCGATAGCCTGACTATGAAGGAAGGGGACATGCTGCCGCTTTCGAACATGCTGAAACGTCTGGACGAAGTGGAGCATCTGCAGACCATCAGTATTACCGGAGGGGAGCCGATGTTTCGGGCTTCTACGGTAGATAATATGATTGTGCCGCTGCTGAAGTACGCGCATGAACGGGGTATCCGTTCACAGATCAATTCCAATTTGACCATGCCGTATGCCCGGTACGAGAAGCTGCTGCCTTACCTGGACGTTATGCATATCTCGTTCAACTATGTGAACGGCGATGACTTCCATGAGGTAGGCTTTGCGAACAGCGGGCATCCTGTCGCCAGGGAAGCGGCATACCGGCTGTATGAGACGATGATTGATAATTCGCGCCGGCTCAGTGAGGACGGGATGCTGATCTCGGCAGAATCCATGATCAATTACCGGACTCATAATAAGCTGCCGCAAATTCATAAGCTGATTGGTGACATGGGAGCGAAACGGCATGAGGTACATCCGATGTACGCGTCGAGCTTTGCCGCTTCATTGCCGGTATTATCGCTGAAGGAGATGAGCGATGCGATTCATTCCCTGCTGGATGCCCGTGATCCGGAGATGTGGATGCTGTTCGGCACGCTTCCGTTTTTTGCCTGCAGCTCGCTTGAAGAGGATCAGAAGCTGCTGCGCAGACTGCGGACAGAAAAGAATGTGACACTGCGCAATGATCCTGACGGACGGAACAGGGTAAATGTGAACATGTTTACCGGCGATGTGTTTGTAACGGATTTTGCCGATATTTCGGCATTTGGCAACATTGGTACAAGCAGGCTGGATGATATCTTCGCCGACTGGCAGAACAGTCATCCGCTGAACCAGAAGGTGAACTGCTTCTGTGACGCTGCAGGCTGCTGCGGACCCAATCTGCTGGTTGCAGATATGTACTATCCAAAGGTCGATTTCAAATCCAGAAAGGCGATCACTCTGTAGAATCGAGGCGTTGTTATTGTGCATACGGAATTTGATATAGGAAGCTTACTGCTTAATCTGTTGATTGTTCTGGTGCTTGTCTTGTTAAACGGTATCTTTGTTGCAGCAGAATTCTCGCTGGTAAAGGTCAGACAATCCCGTCTGACCCAGCTGGTGAGTGAAGGGAATAAAATGGCCGGATATGCGCTGAAGGTTAACAAGAAGCTCGATGCATACCTGTCCGCCACCCAGTTCGGAATTACGCTGGCCTCACTCGGACTCGGCTGGATCGGGGAGCCGGCGATTTCGGAGCTGCTGGTTGAGCCGCTGATGTTTCAGCTCGGGGTTACCGACCATACATTAATCTCTACGGTGTCCGTGGTCATCGGATTTTCCATTATTACTTTTTTACATATTGTACTTGGGGAGCTTGCCCCGAAATCCCTGGCTATTCAAAAAACGGAAGGCTCTGCGCTGCTGCTGTCGGCACCGCTGATGTTCTTTTACAATCTGTTCCTTCCGTTCATCTGGATTCTGAATGCCTCGGCAAATGCGCTTCTGAGACTGGTTGGCGTAGAGCCGGCCAGTGAAGCCGAAGCTGCCCACTCAGAGGAAGAAATCCGCATTCTGATGAACCAGAGTGCGAAAAGCGGGGTCATTGATCAGGATGAGATGAAGCTGATGGATAATATTTTTGAATTCTCGGATTTGCTGGCCCGTGAGGTCATGCTGCCGCGCACCGATATGGATGTGCTATACAGCAATCTTTCGGTGGAAGAGAATATGCGGATTATTACGGACACCAAGCATTCCCGGTATCCTGTAGCCAATGAGGATAAAGACCGGATTATCGGCTTTGTTCACATTACCGACCTGCTGTTCGCTCCGCTGGATCAGCAGAATGATCTGGCATCGCTGGTACGCCCGATCCTGAATGTTCCGGAATCGATGGAGATCAGCCATGCGCTGCGGCTGATGCAGAAGAACAAAGCCCAGCTGACGCTGGTGGTCGATGAATACGGCGGAACGGCCGGTCTGCTGACTGCCGAGGATATTCTTGAAGAAATCGTCGGCGATCTGCATGACGAGTTCGAGAATGAGCGCCCGGATGTTGAGCAGAGCGGGGAATATATCTCGGTCGACGGGCGGATGCTCATTGAGGATGTCAATGACCTGACCGGAGTCATCATTGAAGATGAAGAGGTTGATTCCATTGGTGGCTGGCTGTTCAAGGAGCTGGAGGGAAACCCGTCGAAAGGTAAAAGCATTGTTGTTGGCGATGTGAGCTTTGAGGTGGAGGAGTCGACCCGCCTGCGTATTACAAGAATCAACATCCACCGGAAGAATCCGCCGGAGTCGGAAGAGACAGACGGCGCTGGTGAGGAGGACAAGGAATAGCGAAGCCTCGGGATGAAGCTGGAGCCCATGGAATAAACCGTACTGCTGCACTCAGGTCTTTGACCAGATGCGGCGGTGCGGTTTATTTTGCGTATGCGTTCTGATTGAGTGGTGTAGCATCATAAAATAGCTACGGAGATAATAGCAGGAATAAGCTATCAGCCAATGAGGAGGGGAACACTATTGAACTCCCAGGAGCGTGTATGGGCCACTTACCGCGGACCGTTTGATCCTTGCCCGCCGGTGCCGTTCAAAACGTACGTTGTGCCGCCGAACCAGTATATTAACTTCCAGCCGCCGGGCCTGCCGCAGTATCCGCTGCCGGAAGCCCTGAGGGCAGGGACATTATGGCCCGCCTTCTACAGTCCTTACGAATCCAAAGCCGGAAAAGGGAAAGGGGGCATCTAGGCCGATGGAGCAGCCAAATGCATGTGAGCCGCGTTATTATGAAATGCTGGAGCAGCTGCAGGTGCTCGATTTTGCACTGGTCGAGCTGAATCTGTATCTGAATACCCATCCGGAGGATTTAAAGGCAATTGAGCAGTTTAATCAGCTGACCCAGGAGCGGACCCGGCTGGCCAATCAGTTTCAGGAGCTGTACGGGCCGCTGCAGAACTTCGGGCGGGCGTATTCCAAATGTCCGTGGGAATGGAACCAGAGCCCATGGCCTTGGCAAGTGTAGCGTCAATACAACGATTAGGAGGGAGGCTCCCGGATGTGGATTTATGAAAAGAAGCTGCAGTACCCGGTCCGTGTCAGTAAGTGCGATGTAAGGATGGCACGTTACTTGATGGAGCAGTACGGAGGCGCTGACGGGGAACTGGCTGCAGCGCTGCGATACATGAATCAGAGGTATTCGATTCCGGATAAGGTAATCGGTGTGCTTAACGATATTTCGACAGAGGAATTTGCCCACCTCGAAATGATCGCCACGATGATCTACAAGCTGACCAAGGATGCATCTGTGCAGGAGCTGGAAGCGGCCGGTTTAGGGCCGAACTATGCACAGCGTGATCATGCCCTGTTCTACCAGAACTCGGCCGGAGTTCCATGGACTGCCAGCTATATCCAGGCGAAGGGAGATCCAATCGCTGACCTGTATGAAGACATTGCTGCCGAGGAAAAGGCCCGGGCTACATACCAGTGGCTGATTGACATGACGGATGATGTAGACCTGCAGGACAGCCTGAAATTCCTGCGTGAGCGGGAAATTATTCATGCGATCCGGTTTAGGGAATCCGTGCAGATCCTGATGGAGGAGAAGGACAAGAAAAGAATTTTCTGATTAGGGTAACGCCTGCTGCACCGGCATCTTAATGCCGGTGTATTTGGCGCGTACAGCTCTGGTATGATAACCTTGTTCCATATCGGGACAGACGGGAGCTGGAGAAATATGGTGTTGGTGCGGGAACGCTGGCGCGGATTCATCCGGGCCTGGCAGGATTACCCGTTCACGGAGGGAAAGCTGATCGGCGGCCGTTATGAAATACAGCATCTGCTTGGAGAGGGAAGCTACGGGCTTACCTATTGCTGCCGTGATACAGCAGACGGGGAGCTCTATGCGCTGAAGCAGTCCAGGCCAAGTAAGAAGGCGGCGGGCCGGATCCTGCTTGAGAAGGAGTACAGCATCCTGCAGTCCATGGATCATCCGAAGATCCCCGCCTGCCGGGATTATCTGGAGTTTAAGGGCTCAAACTGGCTGATCAGTGATTATATAACGGGAAAAACACTGGAGGATCTTATATTTGATGACAAGATCATCTACGGGGAACGGGAATGTCTGGCTGTTATTTTAAAGCTGGCGGAGCTGGTCAGGCATGTTCATTCGCGCGGGTATGTCCATCTGGATCTGCGGATTCCTAATGTTATTCTGCGGGAGGATGACTTGTATCTGATTGATTTTGGCCTGGCCAGAGTAATTGAAGAGCCGGACGAGGCAAGTGTGCAGAGAGCCATT contains these protein-coding regions:
- a CDS encoding HD-GYP domain-containing protein, coding for MRVHVTDLKAGDYLRSDTFSSRGLHILRKGSRLRLKEITRLIQHGIDYVDIESMREQPVIPSGSSSVIETVNANFDSSIEGFESLYLEALTRGSFNQSVVDDILQPTLQALDQHKDVVTLLMMLDREDNYTYNHSLQVGMLSYYIASWLGYSKQECYEIGRAGYLIDIGNCQISPSILHKPGKLTTQEYEEVKLHTLYGNEIIRSSMNDPLTAIIALQHHERDDGTGYPHNLTRAEIHPYAQIAAVADTYSAMTSQRAYQSKQEFLSVLRELHSLSFGKLNGRHVQAFIEHLMPNFINKKVLLNTGDTGVIIMNNPLDVFRPLVQIDSKFLDLSRERHVNVVEIYME
- a CDS encoding ABC transporter ATP-binding protein; its protein translation is MELEKKQAAGGPAGKPGKPGKTAAGQLLEERFVYKDDDQIDKAFDWKQFTRLFGYMKPYARQMLPIVSVLMILGTITKLTVPFLTSMAIDKAIAPKEGSPSLTLLYTLTASVIVLYLIQWIAGVYRIKYTNVIGQRVIYDLRSDLFRHIQKLSFNFFDKRPAGSVLVRVTNDINSLQDLFTNGVVNLMIDCVQLVGIMVILLLINWKLGLAVMITVPIMFFVSTKLRQKIRIAWQDVRMKNSRINSHLNESIQGIRVTQAYTQEQENMHYFDAMNMDSRKSWNRASAMNQAFGPIIEVTGGIGTMILFWFGAYLIQSGDLTVGYLVAFSTYVSNFWDPINRLGQMYNQLLVAMASSERIFEYLDEQPAVQDKPDAKPLPKIQGDISFKNVVFEYEKGRAALKGISLNVKAGQSIALVGHTGSGKSTIINLIGRFYDIKSGELTIDGRDVRDVKLQSLREQIGIVLQDTFIFSGTIRDNIRFGRLDATDQEVEEVAKAVDAHEFIMTLPKGYETEVEERGSALSMGQRQLLSFARALLADPRILILDEATASIDTETEIKIQDALKILLQGRTSFIVAHRLSTIRHADKIVVLDHGEIKEEGNHAELTERDGIYNGLIEAQFRFL
- a CDS encoding molybdenum cofactor biosynthesis protein MoaE, producing the protein MQITIRLFAGLAELFSASTLKYQVPEAPLTAGGLKALLAASYPEAAPQISTSLVAIDHEYAPDDTPVTADSEVALIPPVSGGEPAGTDGETADGLFIISGQPLNAEVLLDKVLDKNHGASLVFVGTTREMTGDQRTTALHYEAYTPMALAKLQEIGNDVQTRWNAHCAIAHRTGLVGLKEASVIIAVSAAHRDICYEASRYAIEKLKADVPVWKKDINESGEAWVDSDPKAKDYKSL
- a CDS encoding VOC family protein — encoded protein: MITGIFETHINVNSYIRSAAFYEQLLGIIPLLDDPVRKSKFYWVGQPGEAMLGIRENYPSPLVQRQHFAFRIELEDMLRARTYLEGLGIKAENFRGESVEELLVFPFMPAVSIYFDDPDGHSLELIAMLPDASRPELEIMPWTEWERLHGRELPASSSFAE
- a CDS encoding bifunctional UDP-sugar hydrolase/5'-nucleotidase gives rise to the protein MESAPQRLTILHTNDIHSHFETMSPIAAGIAGLRAAAGEEAVLLVDIGDHMDRAAVETEGTMGQANIDILNLTGYDAVTIGNNEGLTFSPETLAAIFSGLQCPVVCCNFLDAATGEPPHWMKRHAIVEKNGIRIGITGATAAFTSFYALLGWEVRDPEEALREQCRLLAQQADIVIVLSHLGLPADKRLAGVLEGVHAILGGHTHHLLEQPLLINGTAVCGAGKFGRYLGRLQFERSEAGAPFRLLSGGCVELDQQLADAMIAPAAAMHLQQGHEALEETVAITGRELPVDWLGESPFGNLLAQAVRRFTGTRLSLVNTGQLLGPLPEGNITAGMLHALCPSPINPCIIKLTGRDIRTALVQSLTEEFCMKPIFGYGFRGKVLGSLAVDGLKILYDPAVMPYDNSVAVFVEGKPLEDETEYEVGTLDMFTFRSGYESIASGRDPVYLVPHFLRDLLRMELQRPGSLEESSVIRWVNTAT